From a single Chloroflexota bacterium genomic region:
- the purL gene encoding phosphoribosylformylglycinamidine synthase subunit PurL has protein sequence MIYCVEVSTREGIRDARGESILRQVDALGIDGVNAVRVTDLYFLQGDLDPEAVERLADTLLHDPVVEEARWHPFPDGAGDRSAPGAWVVEVSLLPGVTDSVAESLLEGARMIGVAGLERAATGQRYTLQGALSEYQARLIAERLLVNEVIQTYAINRAIDPPFVPVQEADDTVEVIPITEADDDALEAISRERRLSLDLNEMRAIQAYYRREGREPTDVELETLAQTWSEHCVHKTFKAFITYEEPGPDGTPRHRHIDSLLKTYIRAATERVDKSWVRSAFVDNAGIVAFDDRFDLAFKVETHNHPSALEPFGGANTGVGGVVRDVLGVSARPIANTDVLCFGPQDLPFSELPTGVLHPRRIADGVTAGIEDYGNKMGIPTVNGAILYDPGYTANPLVFCGCLGILPHGAHPREPQPGDLVVVIGGRTGRDGLRGATFSSMEMTHETGEVAGSAVQIGHPIHEKQVLEVVLRARDERLYTAITDCGAGGLSSAVGEMGAELGAEVHLDRVPLKYAGLRPWEIWLSEAQERMVLAVPPDRWPRLQEICKGQDVEATVLGTFTGDGQLTLYYGDRVVGRLSTDFLHNGIPRRHLRAVWTPPAVSEPHLPGPSDLTADLLALLADPDTRSKEDVVRRYDHEVQGGTVVKPFVGREDAGPSDAAVLYPGGEIGDWGSRRGIAIACGIRPRYGFIDPYAMAWAAVDEAIRNCVAVGADPDRIALLDNFCWGNPSLPDRLGALVRCAQGCYDAAVAYGAPFVSGKDSLNNEYTDAEGRKRAIPGTLLISALGIVPDVRRTVTMDLKAPGDWLYVVGVTADELGGSSYYHRHGELGANVPQPPERGIERYRALHRAIAQGIVRACHDCSEGGLAVALAEMCLAGGLGAEVHLADVPRADGVDRDDVVAFSESLGRFIVEVTPEDAPAFEACLEGQPIARIGRVREGGRVQMVGLDGRLVIDVDLSAIERAWRG, from the coding sequence ATGATCTATTGCGTTGAGGTGTCGACCCGAGAGGGGATCCGTGATGCGCGCGGGGAGAGCATCCTGCGGCAGGTGGACGCGTTGGGCATCGATGGCGTGAACGCCGTCCGCGTGACGGACCTGTATTTCCTGCAAGGGGATCTGGACCCTGAGGCCGTGGAGCGGCTGGCCGACACGCTGTTACACGATCCGGTGGTGGAGGAGGCCCGGTGGCATCCGTTTCCCGACGGGGCCGGGGACCGTTCGGCCCCCGGCGCGTGGGTCGTCGAGGTGTCCCTGTTGCCGGGCGTGACCGACAGCGTGGCCGAGAGCCTGTTGGAGGGCGCTCGCATGATCGGCGTGGCGGGGTTGGAGCGTGCGGCCACGGGCCAGCGCTACACGCTGCAGGGCGCCCTGAGCGAGTATCAGGCGCGCCTCATCGCCGAGCGCCTGCTGGTCAACGAGGTCATCCAGACATACGCGATCAACCGGGCGATCGACCCGCCGTTTGTGCCGGTGCAGGAGGCCGACGATACGGTGGAGGTGATCCCCATCACCGAGGCGGACGACGACGCCCTGGAGGCCATCAGCCGGGAGCGCCGCCTGTCCCTGGATTTGAACGAGATGCGGGCCATCCAGGCTTACTATCGCCGGGAGGGCCGCGAGCCCACCGACGTGGAGCTGGAGACCCTGGCGCAGACCTGGTCGGAGCACTGCGTGCACAAGACGTTCAAGGCGTTCATCACCTATGAGGAGCCGGGGCCGGACGGGACCCCGCGTCATCGTCACATCGATTCGTTGCTCAAGACGTACATTCGCGCCGCCACGGAGCGGGTCGACAAGTCCTGGGTGCGCTCCGCTTTCGTGGATAACGCGGGCATCGTGGCCTTTGACGATCGATTCGACCTGGCCTTCAAGGTGGAGACGCACAACCACCCTTCGGCGCTGGAGCCGTTCGGCGGGGCCAACACGGGGGTGGGAGGCGTCGTGCGGGATGTTCTGGGGGTCAGCGCCCGGCCTATCGCGAACACGGACGTGCTCTGCTTCGGCCCACAGGATCTGCCGTTCTCCGAGCTGCCGACCGGTGTGTTGCATCCCCGCCGCATCGCCGACGGGGTGACGGCTGGCATCGAGGATTACGGCAACAAGATGGGGATCCCCACAGTCAATGGGGCCATCCTCTACGATCCGGGTTACACGGCCAACCCGCTGGTGTTCTGCGGCTGTCTCGGGATCCTGCCTCATGGTGCCCACCCTCGCGAGCCGCAGCCCGGCGATCTGGTCGTCGTGATCGGCGGGCGCACGGGGCGCGATGGGCTGCGCGGCGCCACCTTCTCCTCCATGGAGATGACCCACGAGACGGGCGAGGTGGCCGGCAGCGCGGTGCAGATCGGGCATCCCATCCACGAGAAGCAGGTGCTGGAGGTCGTGTTGCGGGCCCGGGACGAGAGGCTGTACACGGCCATCACCGATTGCGGCGCGGGCGGGCTCTCCTCGGCCGTGGGCGAGATGGGGGCCGAGCTGGGCGCGGAGGTACATCTGGACCGGGTGCCGCTGAAGTACGCCGGCCTGCGTCCCTGGGAGATCTGGCTGAGCGAGGCGCAGGAGCGCATGGTGTTGGCCGTGCCGCCCGATCGCTGGCCGCGCCTGCAGGAGATCTGCAAAGGCCAGGACGTGGAGGCCACGGTGCTGGGGACGTTCACCGGCGACGGCCAGCTGACCCTGTACTATGGCGATCGCGTGGTCGGCCGGCTGTCCACGGACTTCCTGCATAACGGCATCCCACGTCGACATCTGCGTGCCGTGTGGACCCCGCCGGCCGTCTCGGAGCCCCATCTCCCTGGCCCGTCGGACCTGACGGCGGACCTACTGGCGTTGCTGGCCGATCCCGACACGCGCAGCAAGGAGGACGTCGTTCGCCGTTACGATCACGAGGTGCAGGGCGGCACGGTGGTGAAGCCGTTTGTCGGGCGGGAGGACGCCGGGCCGAGCGATGCCGCCGTGCTGTATCCGGGGGGAGAGATCGGAGATTGGGGATCACGCCGCGGGATCGCGATAGCTTGTGGGATTCGCCCTCGCTATGGGTTCATTGACCCGTACGCCATGGCGTGGGCGGCGGTGGACGAGGCGATCCGGAACTGCGTCGCCGTGGGCGCGGATCCGGACCGGATCGCGTTGCTGGACAATTTCTGTTGGGGGAACCCCAGCCTGCCGGATCGGTTGGGCGCGCTGGTGCGCTGTGCGCAGGGATGCTACGACGCCGCGGTGGCTTACGGCGCTCCCTTTGTCTCCGGCAAGGACAGCCTGAACAACGAGTACACCGATGCGGAGGGCCGCAAGCGCGCCATCCCCGGCACCCTGCTCATCTCGGCGTTGGGGATCGTGCCGGACGTGCGGCGGACGGTGACGATGGACCTGAAGGCCCCTGGGGATTGGCTGTACGTGGTGGGGGTAACGGCCGACGAGTTGGGCGGGTCGAGTTATTACCATCGGCACGGGGAGCTGGGGGCGAACGTGCCGCAGCCGCCCGAGCGAGGGATCGAGCGGTATCGGGCGCTGCACCGGGCCATCGCCCAGGGGATCGTTCGGGCATGTCACGATTGCTCCGAGGGCGGTTTGGCCGTGGCCCTCGCCGAGATGTGTCTGGCGGGGGGATTGGGGGCGGAGGTGCACCTGGCCGATGTGCCGCGGGCGGATGGCGTCGATCGGGATGACGTGGTGGCGTTCAGCGAGTCGTTGGGGCGCTTCATCGTGGAGGTGACGCCGGAGGATGCGCCCGCGTTTGAGGCGTGTCTGGAGGGGCAGCCGATCGCTCGGATTGGGCGTGTGCGGGAGGGCGGCCGGGTGCAGATGGTGGGCCTTGACGGTCGCCTTGTGATCGACGTGGACCTCTCAGCGATCGAGCGGGCCTGGCGCGGATAG